The DNA sequence ATAATGCGCCAGCTGCTCATCCCCCGCTTGAATCGTCGCTTCGATGTCCGTCAACCGCGCCGCATTTGGCTTGAAGAGGCGTGCACCGATGATCGCCCACGTGAAGTAGTCATGTAGTTCGGATCGTTTAAATACCTTCTCGCGTAAAAACTCGCGAATCGGGCGTACCGGTCGGTCACAAAACGCAGTCGCGGCGACTTGCTCGGCACCGTCAATCGACATGATCAACTGCCACAACAGTGCTGCCTTTTCATACAACGGCGGTTGCTCGTCGCGAACGGAAAAATCGGCAGCGAGCCGATTGCTTACTTGTGCGAGCAACGTGCGCGTCACTTCATCGAGCGGATAACGGATGCTGTTCCGCGGGATAACGACTTCAAACGAGTCCCAGGCTTTCAAGTCAAAGTCTTTTAAGTCGAATGCTTTTAAGTCAAGTGCGTTCGAATTTCGCACCTCCCCCGTCGGGGGTGCCTCGGCGATGATCTCGTTAATAAGCCGCGCGTCGCGGACTGATTTCGCCATCGCACCGATGCCGAGCATGCGCGCTTGCAGCGCAATATCGACGAACGGAAATGAACCTCGCTGCGACACTTGCGCATTGCCGCTTTTGAACCCGACAACACCGTTAAAGTGACTCGGAAAGCGAATCGAACCGCCAATGTCGGAGCCGACGCCGACCGCTGCTCCGCCAGCGGCGATAAGCGCCCCTTCCCCGCCGCTCGATCCCCCCGCCGTTTTCGTCACGTCCCATGGGTTGTTCGTCCGCCCGTACAGTTTGTTATCACTTTCTTGGCAAAAGCAGAGCACAGGTGTGTTCGTCTTGCCGAGAATAATCGCCCCTTCCGCTTTTAACTTCGCTACGACGTCTGAATCCACTTCAGCCACATGATCCTTGCGGGCAACGATGCCCCCCGTCGTGTGCATACCGGCGACGTCAAACGATTCTTTCACACTGATCGGCACGCCAAACAAGCGCCCGTTCCCTTCTCCGTTCCGTCGTTGCTCGTTCTTCTCGCGCTGCAGCTGTTCATCCGCACGTATCGCTTCTTGCCGTGCGGTTGCGAAACGGTCTTCTACTAAACAGTTAAGATGGGGATTAATCGCTTTCAATTGTGCGATGTATGTATCGGTTGCCGCCACGGAAGAAATCTTCCCGGTACGAATCTGCTCTGCTAAAGCAGTTGCATCACTATCGAGAATTGACATGTATGTGCTCCTTTCCCCGTACCTTTTCATGGTATGACTCTATTTCATTGATAGCTGTCAAGGCAGAAATCACGGATGTCCGCATCAGGGTAACTCGTAATTGATGCCTATTTGTTTCTCGAATCACAGTTAGTCGTTATCCGGTTTGTAGACCTTTTTGACTGAATGGTCACTATTAAATACGTAAATCCTATCACAATTTGTACAATGCCATACGTCGTGTTTCGGGTCGGGAATATCTAACGGATCGATTAAATCCCCCATATTCAAAATATAATTCCATTCCGAATCGCTATAAACGTAGAGCTCGACATCATTCGGTGCCTTAATTGTTGACAAACTTTTCCCGCATTTACATAAAAACCTTGCCATACCTTAACCTCCTTTAATTTTTCCTTCATTTATCCATATTTCCGCTTTATTCTATAATAATGCTAATCACCCTTCCTATTTACCTGTTTGTTCGTGTAATCTAATTGTTGAAGTGCCTCAAGGGCAGCCCCTCTAACTTCTTTATTAGAGTGGTTCAAATAGGATTTCAATATTCTTTCATACCTTACGTTTTCCGAGTAACCCAAAAAACTTAGTATATAAGATACATTTTCCTCATTTGAATTCTGCAACGCAGAAATCAAGAGTGTATTTATTTGATTGATAAATCCCATCGTTACAAAACCACCGCGTGTAAGGCGGCAGCATCCAATACTTTTGGCATTGAGCATCCCACACCTTCATCATTTAATCTACTGAAAATTGTATGTAAATAAGATTAACATAACGAAAGGGCTATTTCAATAAGTATTGTCTAAATTCCGATAGTTTCTTTCTAAGTGCTTTCTAAAGCACAAAACCTACCGCTTTCCCTTCCCTTTACACACGGTCGGGCGTTTACGATAGGTTTATGCTTTGAAATTCCACGATCGAATGCTCGTGATTGGGCTATACCGCTTCACACCATCGGCTCACTTCACACCATCGGCCCACTTCACGCCGTCATACATCTCACCCTGTCACGCGAACACTGTCGCTTTTACGCTCCCACAAAATCGTCAAGCTAAACAACGTCACGAGCACCGTAGCACCCATGTCGGAAATGATCGCGATCCACAACGTCAGCAGGCCCGGAATCGTCAGCAGCAAGGCGAGTAACTTCAAACCGAGAGCGAAGGCGATGTTGAAGCGAATCGTACGATTCACCCGTTTGGCGACGGCAATGGCGCTCGGAAGCTTACCTAAGTGATCCTGCATTAACACGACGTCCGCCGTTTCAATGGCGCTGTCCGTACCTTTACCCATCGCGATGCCTAAGTCGGCCGTCGCGAGTGCCGGTGCGTCGTTGATGCCGTCGCCAACCATCGCGACTTCGCCCTTGCCCGCCAACGCTTTTATTTTCTCGACCTTGTCTTCCGGCAACAAGTTACCGTAAGACGCATCCACCCCGACCGCTTGCGCCACTTTTTCCGCTGTTTTCTCGTGGTCACCTGTCAGCATCACCGTCTGGTGCACGCCCGCACGGTGTAAGGCATCGATCACCTCGCGACTTTCTGCGCGAATTTCGTCGGCGATGCCGAAGATCCCGAGCACGTGCGCGCTGTCGGCCACGAGGACGAGGGTGAGCCCTTCTGCCTTCATTTGCTCAATATCGCGCTGTACGTTCGCCGGAACGGCAATGTGAGCGATGCTTTTCTCATTGCCGACCGTGTAAATCTCCCCATCGATCGTCGCCTGCACACCTTGGCCGGGAATCGCCTCGCTATCGTCTGGCTCACTGAGCGGAACGCCGCCTGGCGCCATCTCCCGCGCAACCTCCTGCATAATCGCTTGTGCCAACGGGTGGGCTGACGACTTCTCCACCGCCCCCGCCACTGCAAGAAACCGCTCATGGTCGTAAGTGATTTTTTTGGCAACGTGTGGTGTCCCTTTCGTTAACGTCCCTGTCTTGTCAAAAGCGAGTGTATCGATTTTACCGAGCTGTTCGAGGTACACGGAACCTTTCACTAAGATGCCGTTGCGCGCGTTGCGCGTAATGCCGGCAATGTTGGCGATCGGCGAAGAAAGAATCAACGCACACGGACAACCGACGATGAGTACGGCCAACCCTTGGTAAAACCAGTCGCCCCACGTCCCACCGAACAACAGCGGCGGCACCGTCATCACGACGATCGCAATGACGATGATGAGCGGCGTGTAGTATTGTGCAAACCGATTGATAAACAATTCGGTCGGCGTTTTCGTCTCTTGCGCTTGTTCGACGAGGTGCAAAATCTTCGCCAGCGCCGAGTCTTCGTACGGTTTGCCCACTTTCACTTTTAAGACGCCTTCGTTATTTACACTGCCACCGAACACATTGTCGCCATTCTGTTTGTCGACAGGTAGCGACTCCCCGGTGATCGCCGCTTCGTTGACTGAACTTTTCCCTTCGATGACGAAACCGTCGGACGGCACTTGATCGCCGGGACGGACGCGCACGATGTCACCGACTTGCAAGGAGGCGATCGGCACGATGCGCTCGCCGTCACCGTCGATTAAGAGCGCTTCTTTCGGCGCAACTGCTAACAATTTCTCCACGGAGTCGCGCGCCTTTTCCATCCCGAGCCCTTCCAAGTGTTCGTTGAGGCCGAATAAAATAGCAACCATCGTCGCTTCTTTCCACTCACCGATGCACACCGCGCCGATTAAAGCGATTGTCATGAGTGTATCAATGTTAAACTTGAAGCGCACTAAATTTTTTAACCCTTTAATAAACGTTTGACGCCCGCTGAGAATTATCGCCGCGAGGTACAGCGGAATGGCGACATACGCGTAGCCGCCGAACGAAAGCGCCACAATAAAAATGACAGCAGAGGCAATCACCTCGGTCGGTAAATGTTTTGTCCATTGCCACCGCCTACTTGCTGCTGTATCGCCTTGTGCGGCAGACGTCTCCAAGCGAACGCCGTCGGTTGCCAATATTTTTTGTACTTTGTCTAAATCCGTAGCTTCGTCGACCGTTAACTTCCCTAGCTGATAACTGATCGAGGCAGACTCGCCGCCGGGAAGTTCATTGATTTGTTCTTGTAAATCGGCTGCGCAGTTCGGACACGATAAACCGACTAATTTGTAATCTCTCACGGTAAGCCCACTCCTTCCCCACTTGCACGTCAGTCATGCTGTGCGTGCTTAATCGTCTGCTTAAGTATGTCCATGACGTGCTGGTCGTCCGGCGAATAAAAAATGGTCGTCCCTTCACGTCGAAACTTCACAAGGCGTAAGTTTTTCAAAAAGCGTAGCTGATGAGACACAGTAGACTGCGCCAACGATAAATGTTCGGCAATATCGTTCACGGAATGCTCTTTTTCTGCGAGCAAATGTAAGATGCGTACGCGCGTCGGATCCGCCAACGCCTTAAACGTCTGGGAAACGATAAACAACGTTTCTTCATCTAGTGGCTCATTTGATCCAGACTTAGCAACAACCGCCTTCTGTTCCTCTTTACTCGTTTGCTCCTTTTTGTTCACGTATATCCCACTTTCCATATGTTTTCCAAAAACCGTATCGCAGTTGCCTACTTTGCTTATATGTGCATATGCTCATATATCTAATAACAATATATAACAACTTTTCGGTACTGTCAATGCGTATTAACTACAACGTAACAGTAACAGCTTATAACGGCCCGTCCACTTTTATTGCAGTCATTTCACATGAGCACTGTCACCTTACGACTACACGGGTCATACGCTGGCTAACGATCGCACTAATGTCACCATTTGTCAATTGACGACACAACGGTGACCATCATATAATTATAGTAAATAGTTTACCATGGGCAATTTATTATCTCTAGTACAAAAGGTAAAGGGGAGAGAAACTATAATGACCAAAGCAAATAAATTCCCCCTCAATGACGCGCAAGTCGGCGATCGCGTACGGATCGTGAACGTGGCGATCGAAGGCACGATGCGGCGTCGCCTGCTCGATTTAGGATTTATTCCCGGCGCGATCGTCGAAGTGTTACAAAAGAGTCCGTTAGGCGACCCGATTGCATACTATGTCAGCCACACGACCATTGCACTGCGTCAAGAAGAGAGTTCGCAAATTTTTGTTGAAATATGTTGAAATAATAGAAAGAAGGGAACCGGCATGAGAAGCCGCGAATACCGTATCGCGTTGGCAGGTAACCCCAATACTGGAAAAAGCACCTTATTTAACTTACTGACGGGGTTGCGTCAACATACAGGCAACTGGCCGGGCAAAACCGTCCTCCTCGCCGAAGGTACGCTCGAACACGGCGACTACACGTATACATTGATCGACTTGCCCGGTACGTACTCGCTCTACTCCAACTCTGCGGACGAAGAAGTCGCCCGGGATTACATTATTTTTGAAAAACCGGACGTCACTGTCGTCGTGTTAGACGCGACAGCGATTGAGCGAAACATGAACTTAGCGCTGCAAGTGTTAGAGATGACTGACCGCGTCATCGTCTGTGTCAATTTAATCGACGAAGCGCGCCGCAAAGGCATCACCGTCGACGCGAAAAAACTGTCCGCCCGCTTAGGTGTTCCCGTTCTTACAATGTCTGCCCGCAACCGGGAAGGCATTGACGAGTTTTTGCACATCCTAGAGCAAATGGCGACAGGGCAACTCACCACCGACCCGATCCAAGTGACATACAGTGACGAGATGGAAGCAAAAATAGCACAGCTGGAACCACTCGTCCTCGAAGCCGTCGGCGAGGCGTACCCCACCCGTTGGATTGCACTGCGCTTGTTGGACGGCGATGAACAACTACTCACTTCACTGCGCCAAAAGTTACAAGAGGATTACGAGGAAGTGACCGCCTATGAGCATCCCGTTCGCGTTGGATCTTAAGGCGTTTGACAACGCCGCCCTCGAAGCGAAAAAGTTACACAGCGCAGACAGTCGCGATGAAATCGTCACTCACATCTACCAGACGACGCAAACGGTGTGTGACGGCGCGATCACTTACCCGGAACAACCGAAATTGCGTTCACAAACGTACGACAAAATTTTAACGTCACCGATCTGGGGCTTCCCGATCATGCTGGCGATGCTCGGGATCGTCATCTATTTAACAATCGCCGGAGCAAACGTCCCTTCCAATCTATTGGCACAAATGTTCGGCGTCATCGAAGGGTATTTGACCGCTGCCTTCAACGCCGTCCACGCCCCGGGATGGCTGCACGGCTTATTAGTGCTCGGCCTTTACCGCGGCACGGCGTGGGTGATCAGCGTCATGCTGCCGCCGATGGCCATCTTTTTCCCGATGTTTGCCTTACTAGAGAACCTCGGCTACTTGCCGCGCGTCGCCTTTAATATGGACCGCCTATTCAAAAAATCCGGTGGACACGGCAAGCAGTCGTTGACGATGGCGATGGGCTTTGGCTGTAACGCGGCGGCAATCGTCTCCACGCGCATCATCGAATCGCCGCGCGAGCGAATGCTGGCTATCTTGACGAACAACTTCGTCCCGTGCAACGGCCGCTGGCCCATGCTCATATTACTGTCGTCACTGTTTATGGCTGCCGGGTACACCGGTGGGTTCCAAACGTTCGTCACCGCAAGCATCGTCGTCGGTATGGTCTTATTCGGCATCGTCGTCACGCTGACTGTCTCATGGGTGCTGTCGAAAACCGCCTTGCGCGGCGTACCGACCCATTACACGTTGGAACTGCCGCCTTACCGTCGCCCGAAGTTTTGGAATACAGTCATCCGTTCCTCCGTCGACAAATCGTGGTCGGTGTTAAAACGCGCTGTCGTCATCGCCGCCCCGGCCGGGCTCATCACGTGGATTTTGGCCAACATTACGGTCGGCGATCTAAGCGTGTTAGAACATATGGCCGCCTTCTTCGACCCGTTTGCCCGCTCCTTAGGCATGGACGGCTTTATTTTAATGGCGTTCATTCTCGGACTACCGGCAAACGAAATCGTTTTGCCGATTTTGTTAATGGGTTATTTAGCGACAGGCGCAATGGTCGACGCCGACGGTATGGCCGGCATTAAAAACATTTTCGTCGCGCACGGCTGGACGTGGCTAACCGCCCTCAACACGATGCTTTTTTCGCTCTTGCACTACCCGTGCGGCACGACGTTATTTACGATTTATAAAGAAACAAAAAGCGCGAAGTGGACCTTCTTGTCCTTCGCGATTCCGACAGTGATCGCCATCGCCGTCACGTTTGTCGTCGCACAAGTCGTACGCGGCCTCGGCCTCGTCTAGAAAGCACGCGAGGCTCCAATTGACGTACCCTTTCTCATACAGCCGACATTACACGCGACACAAGCGATTTAGCGTCGGCTGTCGCTTTTTATTCGTTTGAACGCTGCTTGTGCTTCTTCCTAACGATCCCCCACACGAACACCGCAGTGACGATCACAAATAAAGTAAACGTGTACGATGTCCAATCCTTTATCGAAAAAGCTATGTGACTCGGACGGTTCGGGTGCAATTGATTCACCAATCCCCAAATGAGTAGTGCTACCGGTAGGATAAAAGGACCATACTCTCCTTTATGCGCCCCTTTCCTTTTTTGCAAATGAGCCAGTCCAAGTATAGAGGCGAGAAAACCGATCGTGATCTTGATATATACCGTAAAAATCCACACCGAACTAATAAACGCTTCCATCCGTTCAAAGACGGGGCTAACTGTAAGTTCGCGCAAAAGCGAAATGCCTGGATACAAATCGCGCCGCACAATATATACCCCCTGTACACCGAGTGTGACGACGACTTCGATGACGAGTGAGAGACCGCCGATTAAAATCGCCAGCAAAAACGTGCGCGATACGTGCCGTTTTTGATTAATAAAGGTGAAAAAACTGCCTATCAGGATCAGTTCAAAAAAAGGAAAGCCAAGCGTTACATAGGTGCCGTGCCAAATCGGGAACAACCCTTTTGCAAAAACGGGCTGCATATTGTTCAAGGTAAACTGATTGAGTACTAAGAGCAGTGATCCATAAAAAAGGAAGAATAATAGCGGACTGAGCACTTCGTTCAACTTGCCGATGTTGCCAACACCTTTACTTGCCGAGTACATCGCTAGCGCTAGCATGACTAATTGAAAAATCCACGGGTTCGTCTCGGGCATGACGACGTCGACCATATAGTCACTTACATTGCGGACGACGAGTGCAGTTAAATGGATTGAGAAAAAAACGATCGCCACCGTCACTAAACTCCCCAACCATTTACCGAGCACGCGGTCAAATATTTCGTATATGGACGCATAGTCGTAGCGACTGAGCAAATAAATCCAGCCCATATTGAAGAGGAGTCCTACTCCTGTCGCAAGCAACGTCGAGAGCCAAGCGTCGGTGTACGCAAACTTAGAAGTTAAAGACGGCACAAACAAAAACGAGCTACCGATTATGAAATTGATCACCATGAGAAACAGTTGCCACTGGCTCAGTTTACTGTTCACGTCGTTCCCCCGCTGCTCTTATTCTTCTTGGAAACGATCCCCCAAATTAAGACAGCCATCACGAGCAAATAATACGAAAACGTGTACGGAGTCCAATCTTTTATAGTCATCTCCATAAAGTTGGAACGATTTGGGTGTAGCTGATTGCTTAAACTCCATATTAGAATGGCAGTAGGCAAAATATAATGCGTGTACGTTCCCGAACGACGTGCGAAAGAAGTGCCCGTTCCACCTTCCGCACCTGCTTTTGCACCTGTTTGTCCCCGTCCCCCTCCTGCTGTACCCTGTAAATGCGCCAACCCGAGGAGAGCAACTAAAAATGCGACCGTTATTTTAATAAAAATAGAAAAAATCCATACAGAAGCAATGATTGGTTCCATCCGTTCAAACACGGTGCTTAACGTAATGTTGCGCATAATCGTGATACTCGGATACATATCTCGCTGCGCGACATACGTCCCGCTCACACTGAGCACGGCGACGACAGCGACACCGAGTGCCAACCCACTGATTAACAGGCTAGACATATATGCCCGGATGACGTGTGTTTTGTCCGTAAGAAACGTAAACAGTGCCCCGAATAGAATGAGGGTAAAAAAAGGAAACCCGAACAACGGAAACGCGCCGTGCCAAATCGGAGCCATCCCTTGCGCAAAAAAAGGCTGTAAATGCTGCAGTTTCATCTGGTTGGCGACGAGAAGACCTGAGCCGATAAAACAGACGAGCATAAGCGGAGAGAGCACTTCGTTCACTCTCCCAATATTAGTGGCACCGTGATGAACCGAATAGGCCGCTAGTGCGAGCAAACCCACTTGATACAGCCACGGGCCTGTCTCTGGCATGACGACGTCAACCATAAAGTCACTCGCATCGCGCACGACGAGTGCACAAAGGTGGACAGCGAAAAAAATGAGCGCGACCGTAACGATTTTTCCAAGCCACTTACCAATCACCAAGTCAGAAATTTCGAAGATGGACATGTAATTGTATTTGCTTAACAAAAAGATCCACGCACCGTTGCACGCCACCCCGACAGCTGTGGCGAGAAATACGGCTAGCCAACCGTCCGTTTTCGCGTGCAACGCGGTAATCCCTGGTGCGAAAAGCAGTGAATTGCCGACGATAAAATTAATCACTGTCAAGGAGAGTTGCCACTGGCTCAGTTTATGGGTCATGTCGTTCCCTTTCGCTCAACGTATATTTTTTCATGATGTCCTCCCGAACAGCCACTCGTAAACGGGATCGTAAACGCGCTGTAACCAGTCGGCGATCGGGAAGACGTTATAGCCGAGCAAGTAGCCGCCGGTATAGACGATTGTCACTAGCCATGTGACAATAAGTACGACATTGTTTGCTAGCTTATTTTTTCCGCTCGTGGACACTTTCTGATCTCATTCCCGTCGTCATAATTTGAATATGCGCACTTACCTTCACCTTGAGTGCTGGAAGGTCTTTGCGCCAATTTTTTTTTCGCTTCTCCCACTCGCGCGGCTTCTTGCGGTATAGCGCATCACCAAACCCAAAATTATCTATCCGATGTTTCTTTGCTTTCACCACGGCCTGCAACATTTTTTCTTCTAGAAAGCGTTCGGTCAGTTGCTGTAGCTGTTGGATGGTACGCTCATCCTCGACCTTCGCGTCAAAGTTGATTTCTTTTAAAATCGCCTCGCCCTTCACCTTCACCCGGTAACTTAGGTGCTCACCCTTAAGTTCTGGCGTTAGCTTAGTTCGCACATTACGCAATAAAATCCCGAAGGAACTGTGCTGTCTCTCATTTGGAATGCGTAGCAGCATACTCCCCTTGTAGCGATCGCTCATGAGCGTCCACCCGAGCGATTCGTCTAACGTCATCCAATCGAGGAGACGACTCTCGCGAAACAGAGCTAGCCCGGTCAAGCGAAACGCATCGCGATTGGCGTCGATATGTTCCAATTCCTTTGTCGTTTTCGCTTCTTCGGGAGTAGTTCCCGGCTCCACCCCGTGCAACACCGGATCGCGATTTTCGCCGTAGCGCCAACGAATGACATCTTTTACTCCGATGACTTGTTGCCCGTACGAACTGCCTGATATCATCACGCTGTCTCTTAGCGCCATGCCAGGATTTTTTTCTATCGGCGTATAAACTTTAAGAATACTACCGGCAGTTGTTCCTTTAGCGACGAAAAATAAATATGTTCCACGCAATTCATTACTGCGTTCGAGGAGATCGACGATACTGTCCAATCCTCGCTTACGCGCGAACTTTTCTCCGAGCACGATAAAAAATAAATGCGGATAAAACAGTTGCCTCGAGACTAAATTATCCGCTTTCGCCAACGCGTCGACAAATGTCGTACCTGTCGTTTCAAAAGTGTATACGCTTCCGCCGGACATCCCGCCCATTTGGCCCGATTGCATACCGCCTGTCGGATTGACAACCTGCAAGTAGACGACGATCTTCCCGTCCTTTTCATCGATCCCTAACGCGGTTACCAACGCTAAATCGGTTAATTCCCGCTTGGCAGCACAGGCGGATAAGAGCATCCCGGCTAAGACCGTCCACGTCAGCACTGACGCACATAAGGCGGCAATTCTTTTTTTACCTTTTTTCGGTACACTTATCGGTTCTGTCGTTTGTTCTGGCATGGCCACTTCGCATCACCTATTACTTTTTGCGCGATTGGATAATTTTTTGTAGAGGCTCGTCTTACTCCACCTGAGTGGAAAACGAAACAACGTATCTTTTTGCTGCAGCCAGTCAAACGGAGCAATCGGGGCGAAATACGGCTGGCCCATCGACTGTAATGCACACAAATGGATGAGCAAAGCGACAAAAAAGACGGCCATGCCGAACAGTCCCGCCGTTGCTGCGAGTACCATCAGGAGAAAGCGTAGCATGCGAATTGTTCCGCCAAAACTGTAATACGGAGCTATAAAACTAGCGATTGCCGTCAACGATACGACGATGACGATCGCCGACGACACGAGACCCGCCCGTACAGCTGACTCTCCGATGACGATTGCGCCGACGATGGAGACGGCGGGCCCGATCGGCCGCGGCATACGGATCCCCGCTTCACGCAAAATTTCAAAAATCGTCTCCATAAGTAAAGCTTCGAGAAAGGCGGGAAAGGGGACTCCTTCCCGCTGGGCCAGTAAACTAATCAACAGATCTGTCGGGATTAACTCTTGATGGAAGGTCGTAACGGCGATATATAACGCGGGTAAGCCAAGCGCAATCGCAAAGGCGATCACGCGTATGATGCGGATAAAGGTAGCGAGGTCGAAGCGCTCGTAGTAATCTTCTGCCGCTTGAAAAAAAGAGATAAACGTCGCTGGTGCAATTAGGGCGAACGGCGAGCCGTCGACAACGATGACAACCCGCCCATCGGAAACGTCTGCGGCAGCGACATCCGGGCGCTCCGTTGACTGGATCGTCGGAAATGGCGTATATTTTCGCTCTCCGATCAATTCTCCTAGCATGCCACTGTCCAATATTTTATTTGCTGTGACGTTTTCCAACCGCCTGAGCACTTCCGAAAGCACATCGCGATTGACGACGTGTGCCATGTAGACGACAGCAATTTTCGTGCGTGTCACTTTTCCGACAGTCATTTTTTTTACGCGCACGTCTGGATGGCGCACCTTAGCGCGAATAAGTGCCGTATTGACGGCTAGCACCTCAACAAACCCTTCGCGCGGACCGTGAATGACCAGTTGACTCGCCGGTTCCTCGACATTGCGCTTCTTTCCACCGGCGACAGCGAGGGTATAGGCGTGGAAACTTCCCTCCAGGAATAAAACGACTTGCCCGGTTAACAGCGCTTCGATCACCTTGTCCATGTGCGTGTGCCGCTCAATGCTGGACACTTCAACCCGCGCAATGAACTGTTCTGAGGTAACTTTTTCGCGTTTCTGCGGCTGA is a window from the Numidum massiliense genome containing:
- a CDS encoding Ger(x)C family spore germination protein, coding for MPEQTTEPISVPKKGKKRIAALCASVLTWTVLAGMLLSACAAKRELTDLALVTALGIDEKDGKIVVYLQVVNPTGGMQSGQMGGMSGGSVYTFETTGTTFVDALAKADNLVSRQLFYPHLFFIVLGEKFARKRGLDSIVDLLERSNELRGTYLFFVAKGTTAGSILKVYTPIEKNPGMALRDSVMISGSSYGQQVIGVKDVIRWRYGENRDPVLHGVEPGTTPEEAKTTKELEHIDANRDAFRLTGLALFRESRLLDWMTLDESLGWTLMSDRYKGSMLLRIPNERQHSSFGILLRNVRTKLTPELKGEHLSYRVKVKGEAILKEINFDAKVEDERTIQQLQQLTERFLEEKMLQAVVKAKKHRIDNFGFGDALYRKKPREWEKRKKNWRKDLPALKVKVSAHIQIMTTGMRSESVHERKK
- a CDS encoding spore germination protein — its product is MFKRWQQHKRWRRYKHETTTAPGSSTLSRVTVASGVQANTTHVANVLASDDLVRRELPQAVVPCSLLYIDNLVEEGSVYDFIISPLTSYQPQKREKVTSEQFIARVEVSSIERHTHMDKVIEALLTGQVVLFLEGSFHAYTLAVAGGKKRNVEEPASQLVIHGPREGFVEVLAVNTALIRAKVRHPDVRVKKMTVGKVTRTKIAVVYMAHVVNRDVLSEVLRRLENVTANKILDSGMLGELIGERKYTPFPTIQSTERPDVAAADVSDGRVVIVVDGSPFALIAPATFISFFQAAEDYYERFDLATFIRIIRVIAFAIALGLPALYIAVTTFHQELIPTDLLISLLAQREGVPFPAFLEALLMETIFEILREAGIRMPRPIGPAVSIVGAIVIGESAVRAGLVSSAIVIVVSLTAIASFIAPYYSFGGTIRMLRFLLMVLAATAGLFGMAVFFVALLIHLCALQSMGQPYFAPIAPFDWLQQKDTLFRFPLRWSKTSLYKKLSNRAKSNR